Below is a genomic region from Spirosoma radiotolerans.
CAGCTCGGTCGGCTCCCTCAATCATTCCCTCAAACTTGAGTTCCTGCCTTACCCAACCTGACGTTTTGCCAAGCGCAGTGGCCTGGGTAAGAACGGCCTCAACGGTAGCGGATGTCCGATCTGCGCTTTGGGTCGTTAAGAGAAGTATCTTAATATCGGCTTTGACATCCTCATAAGTCAACCCCTCAGCGGGCAACTCAGCATGAACCCACTGCAAGGTCAACTTGTGAATTACTTCTTTGTAGGGAGTATCGTTAAGATCGGCAGGGCGTATACGCTGGTTCACCCGGCAAATATACCAATTTGTAGTAAATACCCCTCGAACCGGTTGTTTCCAGGCGACCACAACCAAAATGGCAAAAGCGGCCCAGTTCTCTTGGCCTGAACATATCCGAGAATACATATAGCCAATACTCCCCAAATGGGCTATCTTTCGACATGCAGCATCAGGAATTTGAACCACCTTCAGCGCTACGAGATACCATAAAGTGCTTTTGGTACGATAGACGAGACTTCGGGGAACGACAATCAAGTTTTGCGGTACTACCGGATGGCTATGCTGAAATTATTTTTCATTTTGGAAACCCCTGTAGCCTATTGCACAATGGAGTCTTGCAACCCTTACCATCACCATTTATGATGGGGCTGCTCAATCAGCCTGTTATTTTCTACACCAAAAACCGGTTTGAAATCATTGGTATCCGGTGCTTCCCCTGGACCGTGTTCGATTTGCTCGGGCTACCGTCCGGTAAAGACAGCGTGCATATAATTGACCATCCGATCACCCAGCTTCAAACCACGTTGGCTGAGTGGATTCAGGCGGGTAAACTAGACGAAGCCCTGGCCCAGATAAAACAGTATTTCCTGGATGCCCGATTGGGGGTGGCTACTGACAGTATGCTAGCCAAAGCGGGCGTTGCTATGCGGGCAGCAAACGGCACCATGCCAGTGAGCCAGGTGGCAGCAGCGGCTCACGCAACGGTGCGTACGCTGGAACGGAGGTTCAGAAAATCGGCGGGGTATACAGTTAAAGACGTGTCCGGCCTGATGCGCTTTGAGCAGGTACGAAACCACTTGTGGCTTTATCCAGATGCCAATCTTGCCGGTCTGGCACATGAACTGGGCTATACGGATCAAGCCCATCTAAGCCGGGAATTCAAGCGCTACAGTGGTACAACGCCAGCCGCATTTGCGCGGAGTATAACTCAGCCGAAGGGAATAAAACCGCGCCCTGAATAGTAGGTTTATTAGATAACAAAACCCTGTCTTTGCCTGGTGAATACAAGCGAGCGTAAAAAAAACAGATCCATTCCTGTAAATACTATGGCGAACGAGTTCGGTATAGGTATTTCCATCGAAAAAATTTCGTTTACCGATTTACCCATTGACGACGCAAAACAATCACATCGGGATGACGGGCATTCGTTCTTCCTGCTTGAGAACGGAACAGTTGATATTGAGATTGATTTTAAAAGATATACCATTCATTCCTCATCTGTCATCTACATGCACCCGAATCAAGTGCATCGTATATTGGCATTTGAAAATGTAACGGTTAGCAGTTGGTCGATCAATAATGAAAACCTAAATCCTGACTATCTAAACCTATTAGAAGACCTCACGCCCGCAAAACCACTGGCGTTAACGAATGAAACGTTTTCCGTTATTTCTGAAGCTGTATCACTTTGCCTAAAATTTTCTGAACGAAAAAACGATAAATTATATCATTCATTATGTAGAGATAGCTGCAACGCACTGGTCGCTTTGGTTGCTTCACAATATTTAGAACAATCGACATCCATAGACAAACTTTCACGATTCGAAACGATCACTAAAGCTTTCAGGAAACTACTAGAACGCGATTACACCAACGCCAAACGCCCGGCAGAGTACGCGCAAATGCTAAACATATCGACACCTTACCTGAACGAGTGTGTCAAAAACACAACAGGCTATTCTGTTTCGCATCATATCCAGCAACGTGTAATCTTAGAAGCAAAACGTTTGCTTTTTCATTCTGACAAATCGGTGAAAGAAATTGCTACAGAATTAGGCTATGATGATTACCCTTATTTCTCGCGGCTGTTTACCAAAGTTACAGGAATGACTGCTCTGGCTTTCCGAAGCAAAAACCTCGATTAGTCCAATACCTACCCTGCATTGCCATTTCATACCCCTGCTATACGATGTTCCTTTGCACCGTCAAATAAACTCGTATATACATGAAATCATTAAAAAAAGTGCTCGTTTCGGGCGCCAGCATAGCCGGACTGTCAACCGCTTACTGGATGAACAAAGTAGGGTATAAAGTAACGGTTGTTGAACAGGCAAGCGAACTTCGACGTGGTGGTACGGCGGTTGATCTGCGTGGAAATACCATAGACATCGTAAAGCGTATGGGTATTTTTGACCAATTAAACGCAAACAGATTGACGTTGGAGTCGATCGAATTTAAAAATGCTGACGATGGCACAGAAGGATCAATTTCGCTGAAAGACGAAGGTGGAAAACTTCCTGACGAGATAGAAATTGAACGCGACAAGTTAATTAGTATATTATTTGAGCGGACAAAAAATGATGTTGAATTCATTTTCAACAACAGCATTACAGCGTTGAATGAAACAGAAGACGAGATAAACGTTACGTTTAAAACGGGTACACAACGTGCATTTGACTTAGTAATTGGCTGCGATGGTACGCATTCGGCTGTACGGAAAATCTGGTTTGGCGATAAAGCGGAATACACCCATTTTCTGGAAGCCTATTTCTCTATATCCATCGTAAACAAATTATTGATAAAACCGAACATAATGCAGTTCTACAATGTGCCGGGCAAGGCTTATATGCTTAATGCGTATAAGAATAAAACGGATATAGTTTTTTGCTTTTCCTCAGAAAAAGAAATTCCCTACGATTATCGGGATACCGAGCAACAAAGGAAAATCATTTTGGAACAATTTGCTGAACAAGGATGGCGAACCGCTGAATTATTGGAAGAAATAGCAAATTCTAAAAATTTTTACTTCGACAAATTCTGTCAAATAAAAATGCCCTCATGGACAAAAGGCCGGGTAGCGTTGGTAGGTGATGCCGCCTATTGTGCTTCGCCTGCTGCCGGAATGGGCGGCTCGCTGGCGATGGAAGGGGCTGCAACGCTGGCCGATTCGCTAGAAAAACACAACGGGAATTTCGAATTAGCGTTTCAGGATTACAACAAAAACTTCCGTTCGTTTATTGACGAAGTCCAAGCCGAAGCCGAATTAAACGTAAGAGAAAACTTTATTCTAAGAACCGAAGAAGCAATTCGTAGAAGAAACACACAGGGAAGTCCATGGTAGCCTTCACCTACATAAAAAGCTGGACGCGAATGATTTTGTCGCGTTTATACAAGCCTAACGCAGGCGCATTTCAGACTTTTGTGTGTCAATCAGGTTACTATGAAAGCAATACAAAATCCATCTATTCACGATGTCATCATTTCCGGTGCAGGGCCGGTAGGGTTATTTCTAGCCTGTGAGCTGGCCCTGGCCAACTGTTCAGTTCTACTGCTGGAAAAGGCGGAGAATCCACATTCGCCTTTGAAACGACTTCCTTTTGGAATTCGGGGGCTCTCGACGCCTACTATTGAAGCGCTTTACCGACGTGGGTTACTGAGTGAACTTGAAGTACATAAACGCCTTAAAAATCCCCACCAACATGCCGCCCAAGGGCCACGTCGCCAGGTTGGCCACTTTGCTGGTATTCCATTTCATGACGGTGATATCGACACGTCTCAATGGCCGTATCGCCTGCCAGGCTCTACCGACACCAGTTTACTTTCTGAATTAGAAGAGCTTGAAACCATACTGTCCCGCCGGGCAGAAGCCCTGGGTGTAACCATCAGGCGCGGGCGGACCATAACGGGCTTTGAACAAACTTCGGGCGGGGTAACTGTCCTGTCAGGCGACCATTCGTTCGACGGTAAATGGCTCGTGGGTTGCGATGGAAGTCGTAGTGTCGTGCGCAAGGCGGGCGGTTTTGACTTCGCCGGTACGGAGCCTGAATTTACCGGCTACTCTGCTCAGGTTGACCTTTTTGACCCGGAGAAACTCAGTCTGGGCCGAAACGTGACACCAACCGGCATGTACCTGCAGTCTCAGCCAGGCTACGTGATTATACAGGATTTTGATGGTGGGGCCTTTCATGAATCAGGAAAGCCCGTCACGCTCGAACACGTGCAGGAGGTGCTGCGCCGTATCTCGAACACCGACGTTACGATCAGCGCTCTGCATATGGCAACCACATGGACCGACCGGGCCCGGCAGGCCACAACCTATCGCAACGGACGGATACTGTTAGCCGGTGATGCCGCCCACATTCATTCGCCATTGGGCGGCCAGGGACTTAACCTAGGCCTGGGCGATGCCATGAACCTGGGCTGGAAACTCGCGGCAACCATTCAGAAGAAAGCGCCGGAAGGCTTACTGGACAGTTACCATACCGAACGGCACCCAATTGGGGCACAAGTGCTAGACTGGTCACGTGCTCAGGTTGCTCTCATGCAACCAGACTCGCAGGGCCGCGCGTTGCGGGCAATTATTCAGGACCTGATGAACACCCGCGACGGGGCCACCTATTTTGCCGGAAGAGTGTGGGGTATTTTCACGCACTACCCTCTGGGTGGCGACCACCCGCTGGTAGGCTACAGCGTGCCTAATGTTGCGTTCGAAGACGGCTCGAAAATCGGCGAATTCATGCACGATAGCCAGGGAATACTGCTCGATTTTGATAGAAATGCGGCACTTGAAGCGTTAGCGAGTGAATATGGCGGCCAACTCAAGTATGTATCGGGCCCAGCAAAAGACCAAATAGAAGCAAGTGCTGTACTCATACGCCCTGATGGGATTGTGGCCTGGGCTTCTACGGATGTCCCAGATTACAGCGAACTCCAGAAAGCGGCCGCTCGCTGGTTTGGTTCACAGTCCGAGGTCAATCATTAAAAATAGGGAAGTCGGTGTAACACTACTTTATCAACTCGCCAACGTCTGCACCTTCGGCATTTTTACTCACCACCAATAGTATAGGAAACACGATTGGCACTGCGCTTGGGATTAATAGCCTGGATTTTGCGTCAATAGTGGGTTAAGGCCCACTTCGGCGGCCGGGATGGGGAACAGCAGCCTGAACGGGGTAACAATCCGGCCATCCGACGGCAAATAATTCGCCTGCGCTTTGATTTTTTCTCCGAACGCATTCAGAGTCGCCACGGCGGTTCCGCTGCGCACCAGATCGTACCAGCGCTTATTTTCAAACGCTAGTTCCACCCGTCGTTCGTGCAAAATAACCTGGCGCAGGGTCGCTTGATCAGCGGCCTGGGCACTGGGCAAACCCACCCGGTTCCGCACGGCATTCAACGCAGCTAATGGCGATCTACCCTGCTCGTTTTGCGCTTCGGCCAGCAGCAACAGGGCCTCTGCATACCGGTAAATGGGAAAATTATCGGCCGAACCGGTGAGGGACGTCAACGGAGCGTGTAAATATTTTTTAATGTATGGCACGGCCACCTTGCCAGTGGGCGGAGTTGTATAGCCCACTACGCTTTTGAGGGCGGAGTAAGCAAATAAATTACTGGCGTTATACGTGCCTTCAGTAATACCGATAGACGCATCCAACCGTTTGTCCGACGGTTCGTATGCACTGATTAAATCAGGCGTAGGAGTATTAATTCCGCCCGCCCCGCTATTGTTAATGGCGATGCCCGTCAGCAGAGCGGTATTGGTACTGCGGGGCAGAAAATTAAACGACAACGTATTCGGCGTGGTGCCCGTTGTGGTACCATCCAGATACTGCACCTCGAAGAGCGACTCCTTGCTGTTTTTATTGGTCGGCAAAAACGCACTTGCGTAGTCTGGATTCAGGCCGTAGCCCATGGCGGGTAAGGTAGCCAGCAACGTTTCGGCTTCGGACCAGCGTTGTAACGTCACGAATACATCCGCCAGCAATACCGTTGCCGCCCCTTTGGTAGCCTCGCCCGTTTGGGGAAACTTAGCCGGTGGATTCAGTTCTTTGATGGCATCATTGGCATCCGCAATAATCTGTTGATACACCTGCTCGGTTGTCGCGCGGGGCAGAAACGCACTGTTGGCATCCTTTACTTCGTTCACAAACAGCGGCACTCCGCCAAACAACCGGACAAGTTTGAAATAGGCAAAGGCACGCAGGAATTTGCTTTGCCCATCGTAATTGTTTACAGAAGCGGCTGACAGTCCGGAGGCAGTTTTCAGCCGGGAAATAACAATATTGGCCCGTGAAATGATTTGGTAGAGAGACTGCCATTCGGCCGCCGTATACGAATTGGTGGCTCCGTCTTTAAAATCCGAAATGTTTTCCCGGAACACAAAGGCCGTACCCCGGTTAGACAGCACCGACTGATAGAACGTGTTATCCGAGCGCATTTCGGACACGTAAAAATCATTGTTCATCAGATCGAGCAGCGGAGCATAGGCGGCTGTTACGGCCTGCTTGAACTGCGCATCCGATTGGAAGTATGTATTATCGGTATAAGCAGCTTTGGGAGACAACTCCAGATAGTTTTGCTGACAGGCAGAAACCGTAAAACCCGCCACAAGGGCATATATGGCAATTTTTTTCATGTTGAGCAGAGGATAATAGGGCATTAATTAAAGGTTGCGGAGAGACCGATCGCGAAGGTTCGGGGAATGGGATACGCATTCTCGTCGACCTTCAGGCCCAGCGTTGCATCCTGACCCGCAAAGTTGATTTCGGGATTCATGCCCGTGTAGCCGGTTAACACCAGCACTTGCTGGACGGACGCATAGACGCGCAATCCTTTCAGCGCCGAACGATCGCTGAGGCCAACCGTATACCCCAGTGAGATGTTCTTGATGGTAAAATAGGTGGCGTTCTCTAACCACTGCGAATTCACACTCCGGCCCAGAGCGGTGGTGCCGGTTTTTGTGCGGGGGTAGATGCCCGAGCCGGGATTGTCAATCGAGCGCCAGCGGTCGGAAGCAGCAGCCAGAGGCACCCGCGACCCGTCCAGGTTAGTCTGGTACGCCCATTTAGCTGCATTTAACAGTTGGCCCCCAACCGAGAAGGCGGTGCTGATGCTCAGGTCAAACTTTTTATACGACAGGTTATTGCTGAATCCACCCGTGAAGGTAGGCGTCGGATTGCCAATGAACGTCCGATCATTGACGTCGTCAATCACCCCGTCGCCATTGATATCCTTTACTTTAATGGTGCCAATATCCGACAGGCCGTTGGGAGCGGTGGCCGTTGCCTGGTATTTAGCCGACTGGTCCAGGTCGGCGGCATCCTTGTAGAGCCCAAGAAATTCGAATCCGTAGAACTCGCCCAGGTGATGACCAACCTGATTACGAAAATAGTCCGAAGACACCGTATTGTTCCGACGAATATAGCCGGGATCTACTAACGCTTTGATCAGGTTGCGGTCAAATGACACGTTAAAACTGCTGTTCCAGCGGAAATCCGGCCGATTGATATTGACCGTATTCAGGGTTATTTCGTGTCCCCAGAAGGCGAGTGCCCCCACGTTGTCCAAAATAGACGTGAAGCCCGATGAGGTAGGCAGCGGCCGACTCTGAATAAGGCCATCCGTGTTCTTAAAATAGTAATCATACGTTAGGTTCAGCCGGTTGTTGAGTAATGTCAGGTCGAACCCCAGATCGACCTGACGACTCCGCTCCCAACGTAGGTTTGGATTGCCCAGATTACCAATGGTTGTGCCCTGCGTAACGACGTTGTTGAAGTTGTAGTAATAGTTAGACGTGGTTGACTGGGCTACGTAATTGCCAAAAAAGTTGTTACCCGTAATGCCGTAGCTCGCTCTCAGTTTCAGCAGGTTTATCTGCTTAAAGCGTTTCATAAAAGACTCATCGCTCACGATCCAGCCCGCCGATACGGAGGGAAAGTCGCCATACTGACGGCTGGTACCGAACCGCGATGAACCATCCCGCCGAAACGCTCCCTGGAGCAGATAACGCCCTTTGTAGCTGTAATTAAGCCGTAACAGCGTTGATAACAGGGAGTACGCCGTGTAGGTGCTACTACCCGTTACGCTGGTGGCCGCCGTCAGGTACGTGATGTCGTCATTGGGAAAACCCAGCCCGGAGAGTGAGTTGCTTTCCTGGGTGAACTTCTGGGCAGAATAGCCTGCCAGCAAGTTCAGATGATGATCGACCTTAAAATCGTGGGTATAATCCAGATACCCCTCGGCCGTATAGGAACCGTTATCGACAGCGCTGCTCGTGCCGTTGGGGTTGTTTACCGTCGAACTCACAATACCCGACTGGTAGTAATGCCGTATTTCGTTACCCTTGTCAATGCCCGTGTTGATTTTGACTTGCAGGCCTTTCAACACATCGTAGGTCAGGAACGCATTGCCTAAGATGCGGGTCGTTTTATAATCGTCGTTGGTTAGGTTGAACTGAGCCAGTGGATTGATATAAGCGACCATGCCCGGCGAATATGTGTCGCGGTTGTAGCTGCCATCGGGATTGTAGGGCGATTTTAGGGGACTGGCTTCGAAGATGCGCTCAAATAAACCGCCTACCCCGTCCGTCGACAGCCGGTTATTGTGGTCGATGCGGTAGCTGGGTGCCAGACTGAACCCCATTTTGATCCGCCCTTCCGCAATGGTCAGGTCTTTGTTCAACCGACCGCTGAACAAACGCGTACCCGTATTGACCAATACCCCTTGCTGTTCCTGATAGCCAAAGAGCGCGGTAGATGACGACTTTTCGGTAGCCGATTGTATCGTTAGGTCATAGTTTTGAATCGGGGCCGTTCGGGTCAATAGTTTGTACCAGTTCGTTCCCTCCCCGTATTGTGTCGGATCTTCATATTCGGCTGGGGTTACGGTGGATGGATTCTCGTACCGCCGGATGTCCTGGTAGCGCTCGTTCATAAACGTGGCATACTGACGGGCATTCATCACCTTTGGTGCCCGATTGTCGGGTAGTTTTTGTACCCCGTAGCTGGCATTAAACACAATTTTTGCGTCGCCCGCCTTTGCGTGTCTGGTCGTAATGAGCACCACGCCATTAGCCGCCCGGGAACCGTAGAGGGCCGTCGCCGAGGCATCCTTTAGCACACTATAACTTTCGATCTCATTCGGATTAATGTTATTGATGCTGCCAGTGATAGGCAACCCATCCACGACAAACAGGGGCTGATTATCGGAGTAAAAGGAAGCCGCCCCCCGAATCCGAAAGTCGACGCCCCGGCCGGGCTGGCCGCTGCTTTGCTGCACGGATACGCCCGCACTTTTTCCCTGAAGTTGCTGCGCAAACTGTTGCACCGGCATGTCCTGGAGCAACGACGCGTCCAGCGTAGCCACCGAACCGGTGATTTCCCGACGGCGCTGACGACCGTAGCTCACGGTTACCTCCTGCAGCTGATTGCCTTCGCCCGCCCCAAGTTGTATATCCACCACCCGTTCCGTAGCGGCATTTACGTTCACGGATTTCACTTCTTTCCGGGCGTATCCCACAAAAGTAGCCGCTACCGTATACGTGCCGGGGGCGATCGTCAGGCGGTACTGTCCATTGGCATCCGCCACCGATCCGATTTGCGTGCCGACAATTTGCACCGTAGCGCCGGGTAATGGTCCGGTATTATCAGACACTATGCCCCGAATGACACCGGTGGCTGACTGGGCATATACTGGATAAGATAGACCAATTAAGCTACAACTGAGAATTCCGAGTTTAATGAGTAGAAAAGAGAAAAGTTTTCGCATAAACTGAGTTGAGTAAATCAAGGGCAAGCCCAACGATGGACTGCTTTGAATCCGCAAACTTCGAAAATCAATATTTCGTCAGTATGAAGCTATTATTACCTTACTGTGAAGATGCCGTTGGATGGTTTATCAGGCGGACGGCAGCGTTTGACTCAAGGCCTCTTTCGTCGAACTACGCACGACTTGGTAAGAATTTACTTTTAACAATGAGTTAATATTAGGCGACTACTTTTGCAGCCAGTTTCACTCAATCGTTTGCTATGCGCTGTTCTTTATCTCACTATGTGATTACTTCCCTGCTGGGCGGGGCGCTGCTGGCAACAGCTACCCAGAGCGCCGGTCAAACTGCAACCGCTGAGGGACCTGTTCTGAACACGCCTGGCCCTCCGGCAACCGTCAAATCCGGCGACTTTTCCCTGGCCATTATTCCCGACACCCAGTACTACCTGGCGCAGGCGCAACTCGGTGGCACCTTCGACATGTTTAAAGCGCAGATTGAGTGGATTCAGAAAAATCAGGTGAAAGAAAACATCGCTTACGTAGCGCACATGGGCGACATAACAGAGCATGGCGATAACCCGGTAACCGCCCGCTCCGAGTGGTATCTGGCCAAAACGGCGCTGTATGGGCTTGAAAATCCGGTTAGCATTCCCTACGGTCTGGCCATCGGCAACCATGATCAGTTTCCCGCCCAACACGCCGTTACAGGGACAACCAATTTCTATAACCGCTATTTCGGAATCGACCATTTTGCGGGAAGACCCTATTACGGAGGACATTATGGAACGAATAACGACAGCCATTACGACCTGTTCTCGGCGGGTGGTCTTGAGTTTATCGTGCTATACCTGGAATTCGACGCGCATAATGAAGACCAAACGAACCTGTATGCCTGGGCCAATGATGTATTGAAAAAACATGCATCGCGCAAAGCAATTGTTGTGAGCCACTCACTGATTCACTTTAATCCGATAAAAGGGACCAATACGCCACAGGCACCCTTCAACGCTGAAGGCAAAGCCGTCTACGAAAGTCTAAAGGCCAATCCGAACGTATTTATGATGCTTTGCGGGCACGTGGGCGACAATGGAGAAGGCTATCGGACTGACGTTTATAATGGCCATACCATCAAGACATTTCTCAACGATTACCAGAGCCGCCCCAATGGAGGGCATGGTTTAATGCGCCTGTACAGGTTTTCCGTCAGCAAGAATGAGCTTAAAATAAAAACGTTTTCGCCTTATTTTAAGGAAGAAGAAACGGATGGCGATAGTCAATTCACCGTGCCCCTGTTTAATTAATGGTGGTACGTGTTCGGTAACAGCTTACCAGAACGTATGCCTGGTTGTATAGACGGAAATTCTTATTCCAGCTGATGCTGTTCGCAAGCCGTACCGACCGGGGCTGGGGTTGACTGGCTTGGGGCACTTAGCGGGGCACAATATCCTTCCAGCTACTGCCGGTCAGGGACGTTTCTGCGTACCATCCGCATCCATAATCCAGATGACACCATAGGGTTGAGACATAGTATCGCTCAAGGCTGCTTCTTTCTTGAAATCCTATTTGCCACTGCTCCACAGAACTGGTTCCCTCAGAATGTACACCCGTATCATTTGATGCTATTTTATCGGCTAGTTGCCTTATAGTAGTTGATATACAATGAATTACTGATTAAATTTTGCGCCTAGATTAATCAGTAATCACATGCAGCCACTCAGAGGACATAAGCAACCTAACAGGCAACCAAGCACAGGTAACACAAGACAGATCGCTCGTTTACCAGGGAAAAGTAGTGGATTATTGAAGGGGAATCGGGATAAGATCAATAGCTTAATTGATGAATATAACGCCAAGAGTGATCTGAATAAAAAATTGAAGATTCTGTTAAAAATTAGATCCTTGTACGATCCCTGGATAACAAAAATAAAAAACAAACTTTCTAAAAAAGAAGAGGACCCACACCTGACGGCTAAACTGAAGGAACTCAAAAAGTTTGGTTTGATTATTGAAGAGGAGGCCCATTCACTCAATAGCCAAACAATTAGCAACTCTGGAAACTCTATTCCTTTATTAAATTCAAATTTTGATGAATTTGAAGAAAAGATTGTGCTAGCTGAATACCCGGCCCAAAATCATTTCGGTGGTCACTTTGACTTTTCAGGAATGAATTGGGATGAAGACCTACCGGTGTCATCTGAACAATTACTCGTTAGAGAGTTACTAAATAAGGCAGGCCTGGCAGGTGCCAACAAAATAAACGATCAGGCACTGAGCCGGGAAAATGCCATCGCTTTCGTGCGTTTTTTCGAGGCTAATCCGAAACTGCTCACGATCATCAAGGAGATTTCTCTGGAAAACAACAAGGGTCAGGGGGGAGGATTACACAAAAACGGCAGCATTTACATAAATCCCGGCGAAGGCATAAAAGATTCATTTATGGGAATACTTGTCCATGAAATGGGACATGCTTCTTTGCAAAGGCTTTTAAAAATTACAGACCATCAGCAGATCGATACTGAAGATGGTAAGAAACTTGCCGAAGCGTGGAGCATACTTTGCCAGGATGAGCAAAACTTTTTTGGTCTTGACTTAGGCACTTATGACAAAGTCGAGTTCAGCGAAAAATATGCTCAAAAAAAGCCGCGACCACGCGATCCACAGGCTAGGCAAAAATACCAAAAGGATACGTTTATCGAGTTTGTGGCCGAATCATTTATGCACATGGCGCTGGTGCCAGAACTCTTAAAGGCTCATGTGAACAACATCCGAAATAATCCAGAAATTTCCTGGGAGGCAAAACAAGCTTGGGAGACAGCAATAGAAATACTGGAGAGGAATGGAAATAAACTCTTAGGCTTATAAACAGTAGATCTCGCGTAGCAAACCACCTCCCTGCCCATGCGCGACCAGATTATAATCAGCCTAAAAGCTAACCAGCGTCATGTAAGGGCCGGGCAACAGGCGGTTACTTTGCCCTGTCATTTAAACCGAACTAGACTCATGGCAACGCTCACACAACCCTCCGTATATACAACAAACCCGTCGTCAAACTGGCTTACGACTTATCAAAACTTCATTCATAAAGCCGAGTTCAACCGTATTGGCTGGGCGGCCACTGCCGTTGCCATTCAGGGCTGTATTCTGGCACCAGCGCTGTTACTGGCTATGTTTTACTTCGGCGGGGGCGACTGGCAGTTTCTGGTCGGGATGCTGAGTTTCATGCTCGTGCTGGTTCCGGTACTATCGGCCATGTCCGTCAAATACATCATACCGACGTTCGCGATCAGTGTGGCGATTCATGTGCTGATTATTTTGATCGATGTTCTGTAAGTAGAACCGAACATCCCCGACAGTATAAAGCCCGCAATTCATTGGATTGCGGGCTTTATACTGTCAGACTCCTGATATTCCAGTAGCGTACCAGACGAATGCATCCGTCAGACGGTCTGCGAAAACAACCTCGGTTGGGCCATACGGGCGTTCAGTTGAGCGTGGTTAAGCCGTTCGTCGAAAGCCATACAG
It encodes:
- a CDS encoding SusC/RagA family TonB-linked outer membrane protein is translated as MRKLFSFLLIKLGILSCSLIGLSYPVYAQSATGVIRGIVSDNTGPLPGATVQIVGTQIGSVADANGQYRLTIAPGTYTVAATFVGYARKEVKSVNVNAATERVVDIQLGAGEGNQLQEVTVSYGRQRRREITGSVATLDASLLQDMPVQQFAQQLQGKSAGVSVQQSSGQPGRGVDFRIRGAASFYSDNQPLFVVDGLPITGSINNINPNEIESYSVLKDASATALYGSRAANGVVLITTRHAKAGDAKIVFNASYGVQKLPDNRAPKVMNARQYATFMNERYQDIRRYENPSTVTPAEYEDPTQYGEGTNWYKLLTRTAPIQNYDLTIQSATEKSSSTALFGYQEQQGVLVNTGTRLFSGRLNKDLTIAEGRIKMGFSLAPSYRIDHNNRLSTDGVGGLFERIFEASPLKSPYNPDGSYNRDTYSPGMVAYINPLAQFNLTNDDYKTTRILGNAFLTYDVLKGLQVKINTGIDKGNEIRHYYQSGIVSSTVNNPNGTSSAVDNGSYTAEGYLDYTHDFKVDHHLNLLAGYSAQKFTQESNSLSGLGFPNDDITYLTAATSVTGSSTYTAYSLLSTLLRLNYSYKGRYLLQGAFRRDGSSRFGTSRQYGDFPSVSAGWIVSDESFMKRFKQINLLKLRASYGITGNNFFGNYVAQSTTSNYYYNFNNVVTQGTTIGNLGNPNLRWERSRQVDLGFDLTLLNNRLNLTYDYYFKNTDGLIQSRPLPTSSGFTSILDNVGALAFWGHEITLNTVNINRPDFRWNSSFNVSFDRNLIKALVDPGYIRRNNTVSSDYFRNQVGHHLGEFYGFEFLGLYKDAADLDQSAKYQATATAPNGLSDIGTIKVKDINGDGVIDDVNDRTFIGNPTPTFTGGFSNNLSYKKFDLSISTAFSVGGQLLNAAKWAYQTNLDGSRVPLAAASDRWRSIDNPGSGIYPRTKTGTTALGRSVNSQWLENATYFTIKNISLGYTVGLSDRSALKGLRVYASVQQVLVLTGYTGMNPEINFAGQDATLGLKVDENAYPIPRTFAIGLSATFN
- a CDS encoding metallophosphoesterase, with amino-acid sequence MRCSLSHYVITSLLGGALLATATQSAGQTATAEGPVLNTPGPPATVKSGDFSLAIIPDTQYYLAQAQLGGTFDMFKAQIEWIQKNQVKENIAYVAHMGDITEHGDNPVTARSEWYLAKTALYGLENPVSIPYGLAIGNHDQFPAQHAVTGTTNFYNRYFGIDHFAGRPYYGGHYGTNNDSHYDLFSAGGLEFIVLYLEFDAHNEDQTNLYAWANDVLKKHASRKAIVVSHSLIHFNPIKGTNTPQAPFNAEGKAVYESLKANPNVFMMLCGHVGDNGEGYRTDVYNGHTIKTFLNDYQSRPNGGHGLMRLYRFSVSKNELKIKTFSPYFKEEETDGDSQFTVPLFN